Genomic DNA from Haloplanus sp. HW8-1:
GTTCCGGAGTCAGCGCCGTCCGCACTTCGCGGGCGTTAGCGGCCTGTTCGGCCGCCCGCTCGGCGCGGTCGGGGTTCCCGTCGGGCGTGTGGAAGGCGTCGATCATCGCCCCGCCACCCCCCAGTGCCGCGCCGCTGTTGACGACGACGTGGACGCCGGGGTCGAGGTGGTGGGTCCGGAGTCGTCCGTCCCACTCGAACAGGTAGGCGGCCGTCCGGTCCGCGACGACGAGGTTGAACCCGTCGTAGCCGTGCGTATCGACGGAGTGCTCGACGAGACGTGCGGCCGACCGGGCGTCGGATTCTCGGAGCGCGTCGGTGACCAGCAGTCCGCGCGACCGTTCGGCAACCGGGTCCGCCAGCCATCGGTTCGTGATGCCGACGAACAGGCCGGCGTCGTTGTGACCGATCCACGTCCCGCCGGCTTCGGCGTCGCGCGGCGCGATGACCGTCGGATCGGCTCCGGTTCGTGTCGGCGGCTCCGACGCCCGGTCACGGCGCTCGTCACGGTTGGCAGCGACGAGAACCGGCGCGTCGGGAAACACCTGCCAGGCGAAGGTGAGCGTACACACGGACGGGCGTAGACGTCCCGGCGACTTAAGGGGTCATTCCCGCCACCCGTCGGGTGTCGCTGCGGCGTCGTCGGTCGCGACCGCGGTGCGGACGGCGGCCACGTTCTCCGCCACGTCGTGGACCCGAACGATGTCGACACCGCGGTCGACGGCCAGCGCCGTCGTCGCGACGGTCGCCGGAAGCCGCTCGCCGGCCTCCTGGCCGACGTGGGCGAACATTGACTTGTGTGAGTGTCCCAGGAGGACCGGACAGCCGAGCGCCCGGAACTCTTCGAGGCGGTCGAGGAGTTCGAAGTTCTCGACGGCCGATTTCCCGAAGCCCAGGCCGGGATCGACGATCACTTTCTCGCGATCGAGACCGGCGCGTTCGGCCAGCGCCACGCGCTCCGCGAGTTCGTCGATCACGTCCGACACCACGTCGTCGTACGGGACGTCCCTGTCGGGGACGACCGGCGCGTCGATGCTGTGCATCACGACGACCGGCACGTCGTATTCGGCGGCCACGAAGCGCATCTCGGGGTCGGCCAGCCCCGTCACGTCGTTGAGAACGTCCGCGCCGGCGTCCAGGGCCGCCCGGGCCACCGCGGCCTTTCGGGTGTCGATCGACACCATGGCGTCGAGGTCGTGGAGCGCCTCGATCACCGGACGCACGCGCTCGATCTCCTCCGTGACGGGGACCGGATCGGCGCCCGGGCGCGTACTCTCGCCGCCGACGTCGATCACGTCCGCGCCCGCTGCGACCATCGCCTCGGCGCGCTCGACGGCCGCGCTCGGGTCGAAGTACTCGCCGCCGTCGTGGAAACTGTCGGGGGTCACGTTGAGGATACCCATGACCGACGGCCGTTCCTCCCAGGGATACCCGTGAGTGGGGACGCTGTCGCCGAGTCGGTCGGCGAGTCGGTCGGCGACCCCAGACAGTTCCCCGTCGAGGTCGGCGGCGAGCGCGCGGAGTTCGGCGTCCGTCCCGGCGATCACCGCCTCCCGGAGTTCGCGCCCCGTGCGGTACTCGGACGTGACGGCGGTCGCGCCGGCCCGGCCGGCGACCCGTTCGACCGTCCGTGCCTCCCGGCGATCGAGGCGGATCGTCACGACGCGATGGACGCCCTCGCCGATCACGTCGGCCCCCACGTCGGCGCCGGAGCGGTCGAACACGGCGGCCGCGTCGTCCACGGTGTCGATCCGACGCGAGACTGCGAGCCGCGACCAGGTGCGGCGAGCCTCGGCGACGGCGAACAGCGAGCCGACGACGAGAACGCAGTCGTCGGGAGCGGCGGCGGCCCGGGCGCGGTCGAGACCGGCCGCGACCGTCGGTACCGCCGCCACGTCGGTCACGCCGGCCGACTCGAAGGCCGCGGCGAGCACCGCCGGATCGGCCGCGCGCTCGTGTTCCGGGGCACAGGCCTGCACCGACGCGACAGCCGGGAGTTCCGCGACCATCTTTCGGTGATCCTTGTCGTGCATCGCGCCGAAGACGAGGTGGAGGGCCGCGTAGTCGTACTCGTCGAGGGTCTCCGCCACCGCGCGACACGCCCCGGGGTTGTGTGCGCCGTCGAGGACGACCAGCGGATCGCGGTCCACGACCTCGAACCGGCCGGGCCAGTGAGCACCCCGGAGGCCGTTCGCG
This window encodes:
- a CDS encoding NRDE family protein translates to MCTLTFAWQVFPDAPVLVAANRDERRDRASEPPTRTGADPTVIAPRDAEAGGTWIGHNDAGLFVGITNRWLADPVAERSRGLLVTDALRESDARSAARLVEHSVDTHGYDGFNLVVADRTAAYLFEWDGRLRTHHLDPGVHVVVNSGAALGGGGAMIDAFHTPDGNPDRAERAAEQAANAREVRTALTPEPGETADRWLDRAAGVLGDHDFGVCIHEDGYGTRSSSLLHLDDDGWTYRFAGGAPCETPYRPVGPGESQI
- the folP gene encoding dihydropteroate synthase; protein product: MDYHAAADFLSDLRRFALDPGTESIRALLAHLDDPHETVEFVQVAGSNGKGSTARMTESILREAGYRVGLYTSPHFDDVRERIRVDGRRIPESAVVDFVERVRPFLVDRAVEGDPITSFEALTAMSLWYFGRSAVDVAVLEVGMGGRLDATSVVDPVAAAVTAVSLEHTDILGDTLDDIAAEKVTVAPADAPLVTGATGEARTAVRRHAPDALTVGFAEETPDVTVAYDGLVNHTEAGVAISGADWDVDTRVPMPGAYQARNAGVAAVLARQAGGDRVDAAAIANGLRGAHWPGRFEVVDRDPLVVLDGAHNPGACRAVAETLDEYDYAALHLVFGAMHDKDHRKMVAELPAVASVQACAPEHERAADPAVLAAAFESAGVTDVAAVPTVAAGLDRARAAAAPDDCVLVVGSLFAVAEARRTWSRLAVSRRIDTVDDAAAVFDRSGADVGADVIGEGVHRVVTIRLDRREARTVERVAGRAGATAVTSEYRTGRELREAVIAGTDAELRALAADLDGELSGVADRLADRLGDSVPTHGYPWEERPSVMGILNVTPDSFHDGGEYFDPSAAVERAEAMVAAGADVIDVGGESTRPGADPVPVTEEIERVRPVIEALHDLDAMVSIDTRKAAVARAALDAGADVLNDVTGLADPEMRFVAAEYDVPVVVMHSIDAPVVPDRDVPYDDVVSDVIDELAERVALAERAGLDREKVIVDPGLGFGKSAVENFELLDRLEEFRALGCPVLLGHSHKSMFAHVGQEAGERLPATVATTALAVDRGVDIVRVHDVAENVAAVRTAVATDDAAATPDGWRE